CTGCACCATCCATCCCATCGAAAGCAAGGATTGGCCTACCATCGCCCAACGCCCCCATTACAGCGTATTCAACAAAGCAAAGATCAAAAATGACTTCGGCATCACCATTCCATACTGGAAGGAGAGTCTGAAGAAGATGTTACAAAAGTTAGATAAATAAGTTTATCATTGAAATAAGATGTAAAAAATGAAGCAACCTTAGATTTAA
This genomic window from Bacteroidales bacterium contains:
- a CDS encoding sugar nucleotide-binding protein is translated as CTIHPIESKDWPTIAQRPHYSVFNKAKIKNDFGITIPYWKESLKKMLQKLDK